From a single Lolium rigidum isolate FL_2022 chromosome 7, APGP_CSIRO_Lrig_0.1, whole genome shotgun sequence genomic region:
- the LOC124673830 gene encoding mannosyl-oligosaccharide 1,2-alpha-mannosidase MNS1-like, whose amino-acid sequence MARRSSSSSSSGAWRYLNPAYYLKRPKRLALLFFVFVAATFAFWDRQSLVSEYESEISRLENEINQLHGQLRKAGVHLDENPVSGEMLRKDLAEIDPINTERREKVKEAMLHAWNSYVKYAWGMDELQPQSKNGVNSFGGLGATLVDSLDTLYIMGLKDEFQKARDWVAESLSFDKDYDASVFETTIRVVGGLLSAYDMSGDKVFLEKAKDIADRLLPAWDTTSGIPFNSINLAHGRAHNFGWTNGDSILADSGTEQLEFIALSQRTGDPKYQLKAENVIRQLQKIYPSDGLLPIYINPHSGTSSYSTITFGAMGDSFYEYLLKVWIQGNKTESVKHYRQMWETSMEGLISLTKKTTPSNYSYICEKTGGSLSDKMDELACFAPGMLALGASGYGPEKAKQIMNLAEELARTCYNFYQSTPTKLAGENYYFHPGQDMNVGTSWNILRPETVESLMYLWRLTGNKTYQDWGWDIFQAFEKNSRIESGYVGLRDVNSGEKDDKMQSFFLAETLKYLYLLFSPPSVISFDEWVFNTEAHPLRIAPVHDSKGHSTDIATPVVRPFGRKQGKQG is encoded by the exons ATGGCTCgccggtcgtcctcctcctcctcgtcgggggCGTGGCGGTACCTGAACCCCGCCTACTACCTCAAGCGGCCCAAGCGCCTCgcgctcctcttcttcgtcttcgtcgCCGCCACCTTCGCCTTCTGGGACCGCCAGTCGCTCGTCAGCGAGTACGAG TCTGAGATTTCCCGATTAGAGAATGAAATAAATCAGTTGCATGGTCAG TTAAGAAAGGCTGGGGTTCATCTGGACGAAAATCCAGTAAGTGGCGAAATGCTCAGAAAAGATCTTGCAGAAATCGATCCTATTAATACTGAAAGGAGGGAAAAGGTTAAGGAGGCTATGCTCCATGCCTGGAATTCCTATGTAAAGTATGCATGGGGCATGGATGAGCTTCAG CCGCAATCAAAGAATGGTGTTAATAGCTTTGGTGGTCTTGGGGCAACACTTGTGGACTCGCTTGATACACTCTATATAATGGGCCTAAAAGATGAGTTTCAGAAGGCCAGAGA CTGGGTGGCAGAGTCATTAAGCTTTGACAAGGATTATGACGCAAGTGTTTTTGAAACGACCATAAG GGTTGTTGGAGGTCTCCTCAGTGCATATGATATGTCGGGTGACAAAGTTTTTCTTGAAAAGGCAAAGGATATTGCCGATCGATTGCTACCTGCCTGGGATACAACATCTGGCATCCCATTTAATTCAATCAACTTAGCTCATGGCCGAGCCCATAATTTTGGATGGACCAAT GGTGATAGTATCCTTGCAGATTCTGGAACGGAGCAACTTGAATTTATAGCTTTGTCCCAGAGAACTGGTGATCCCAAGTATCAGCTGAAG GCAGAAAATGTCATCCGTCAGCTTCAGAAGATATATCCAAGTGATGGCTTACTGCCTATCTACATAAATCCTCATTCAGGAACATCATCATACTCAACAATAACATTCGGTGCTATGGGAGATAG CTTCTACGAGTACCTGCTTAAGGTCTGGATTCAGGGGAATAAAACTGAGAGCGTAAAACACTACAG ACAAATGTGGGAAACATCAATGGAAGGTTTAATAAGCTTGACCAAGAAAACTACACCCTCTAATTATTCATACATCTGCGAGAAGACTGGTGGCTCACTGTCTGACAAG ATGGATGAACTTGCATGTTTTGCCCCTGGTATGCTGGCACTAGGAGCCTCTGGATATGGGCCTGAAAAAGCTAAACAAATTATGAATCTTGCAGAAGAG CTTGCTCGAACTTGTTATAACTTCTACCAATCAACTCCCACGAAGTTGGCTGGAGAGAACTATTATTTCCATCCTGGACAG GATATGAATGTGGGCACATCGTGGAATATTCTGAGACCAGAGACCGTTGAATCACTTATGTACCTTTGGCGCCTTACGGGGAACAAAACGTACCAAGATTGGGGATGGGACATATTCCAGGCATTTGAGAAGAACTCGCGCATAGAATCTGGATATGTGGGATTGAGAGAT GTGAACAGTGGTGAAAAGGACGACAAGATGCAGAGCTTCTTCCTAGCAGAGACGCTCAAGTACCTCTATCTGCTGTTCTCCCCTCCGTCAGTCATATCCTTCGATGAGTGGGTCTTCAACACCGAGGCTCACCCATTGAGAATTGCGCCCGTACATGATAGCAAAGGCCATTCAACTGACATTGCAACGCCAGTGGTCCGACCGTTCGGGAGGAAACAAGGGAAACAGGGGTAA